The proteins below are encoded in one region of Danio rerio strain Tuebingen ecotype United States chromosome 14, GRCz12tu, whole genome shotgun sequence:
- the aga gene encoding N(4)-(beta-N-acetylglucosaminyl)-L-asparaginase isoform X1, giving the protein MATIFAQNMGFTSEDLSTNKSIAIFSQWLQQNCQPNYRKNVSPDPSKSCGPYKPKAKQWMPKHPRGNFDPRSHDTIGMVVIGRKGQVAAATSTNGATHKIPGRVGDSPVAGAGAYADSTVGGAAATGDGDIMMRFLPSFLAVELMRNGAQPTVACRTAINRIKKYYPDFFGAVICANTAGDYGAACNKRPGFSQFPFMVVNPLTNQPELHTVNCF; this is encoded by the exons ATGG CCACAATCTTTGCTCAAAACATGGGCTTCACGTCTGAAGACTTGTCAACTAACAAATCAATAGCTATTTTCTCTCAGTGGCTGCAGCAGAATTGTCAACCCAACTATAGAAAG AATGTTTCTCCAGACCCTTCCAAATCATGTGGGCCATACAAGCCCAAAGCCAAGCAATGGATGCCAAAGCACCCGAGAGGAAATTTTGACCCCAGATCTCATGACACAATTG GTATGGTTGTGATCGGAAGGAAAGGACAGGTAGCTGCTGCAACATCCACCAATGGAGCAACACATAAGATACCAGG CCGTGTAGGTGATTCACCAGTGGCTGGAGCCGGGGCTTATGCTGACAGCACAGTCGGTGGAGCGGCTGCCACAGGAGACGGAGACATCATGATGCGTTTCCTTCCAAG TTTTCTAGCTGTTGAGCTGATGAGAAATGGAGCACAACCCACTGTTGCCTGTCGGACAGCCATTAACAGAATCAAGAAGTATTACCCAGATTTTTTTGGAGCAGTTATTTGTGCTAATACAGCTGGTGATTATG gtGCTGCTTGTAACAAGCGTCCCGGGTTCAGCCAGTTTCCCTTCATGGTGGTCAACCCACTGACAAACCAGCCCGAGTTGCATACAGTGAACTGCTTTTAA
- the aga gene encoding N(4)-(beta-N-acetylglucosaminyl)-L-asparaginase precursor (The RefSeq protein has 4 substitutions compared to this genomic sequence), whose translation MIQRLFIIVCFLPLNQASLPLVINTWRFEDAAGAAWKALEKGSSVLDAVERGCAYCELVQCDGSVGFGGSPDERGETTLDAMIMNGDTMEVGAVADLRRVKNAVGVARAVMEHSEHTFIVGESATIFAQNMGFTSEDLSTNKSIAIFSQWLQQNCQPNYRKNVSPDPSKSCGPYKPKAKQWMSKHPRGNFDPRSHDTIGMVVIGRQGQVAAATSTNGATHKIPGRVGDSPVAGAGAYADSTVGGAAATGDGDIMMRFLPSFLAVELMRNGAQPTVACRTAINRIKKYYPDFFGAVICANTAGDYGAACNKRPGFSQFPFMVVNPLTNQPELHTVNCF comes from the exons ATGATTCAGCGATTATTTATCATTGTTTGTTTTCTTCCTCTAAATCAAGCTTCGCTGCCATTGGTGATAAACACATGGCGCTTTGAGGATGCAGCCGGCGCAG CCTGGAAGGCGTTGGAGAAGGGTGGCTCGGTTCTAGACGCGGTAGAGCGGGGCTGTGCGTACTGTGAGCTCGTGCAGTGTGATGGGAGCGTCGGCTTTGGCGGGAGTCCGGACGAGCGCGGAGAGACGACGCTGGACGCGATGATTATGAATGG AGATACGATGGAAGTAGGAGCAGTGGCAGATCTGCGCAGGGTCAAAAATGCTGTGGGTGTCGCTCGAGCAGTGATGGAACACACAGAGCACACCTTCATAGTGGGCGAGTCGG CCACAATCTTTGCTCAAAACATGGGCTTCACGTCTGAAGACTTGTCAACTAACAAATCAATAGCTATTTTCTCTCAGTGGCTGCAGCAGAATTGTCAACCCAACTATAGAAAG AATGTTTCTCCAGACCCTTCCAAATCATGTGGGCCATACAAGCCCAAAGCCAAGCAATGGATGCCAAAGCACCCGAGAGGAAATTTTGACCCCAGATCTCATGACACAATTG GTATGGTTGTGATCGGAAGGAAAGGACAGGTAGCTGCTGCAACATCCACCAATGGAGCAACACATAAGATACCAGG CCGTGTAGGTGATTCACCAGTGGCTGGAGCCGGGGCTTATGCTGACAGCACAGTCGGTGGAGCGGCTGCCACAGGAGACGGAGACATCATGATGCGTTTCCTTCCAAG TTTTCTAGCTGTTGAGCTGATGAGAAATGGAGCACAACCCACTGTTGCCTGTCGGACAGCCATTAACAGAATCAAGAAGTATTACCCAGATTTTTTTGGAGCAGTTATTTGTGCTAATACAGCTGGTGATTATG gtGCTGCTTGTAACAAGCGTCCCGGGTTCAGCCAGTTTCCCTTCATGGTGGTCAACCCACTGACAAACCAGCCCGAGTTGCATACAGTGAACTGCTTTTAA